One window of the Babesia bovis T2Bo chromosome 2, whole genome shotgun sequence genome contains the following:
- a CDS encoding AMMECR1 family protein codes for MPTDIDFMLNTLDDNFCASCFDALDELLTKNKKPIRSDMQRLMDLGIKSAMFVTWMIVDDNGNEQLRGCVGSLGKVSIESLGYYAQLSAYDDKRFKPITAEEVPKLICKVSLLHTYEPAENPSDWEVGKHGVIIKFYHNGEKYSSTYLPEVAEENHLTKQAAINQLIRKAGYRRGDPTKLWKILEVTRYQSKKLKLSYSDYVKLDPSI; via the exons ATGCCAACTGACATCGACTTTATGCTCAACACCCTCGATGACAATTTCTGCGCCTCTTGTTTTGACGCCTTGGATGAGTTGTTGACT aaaaacaaaaagcCAATTCGGAGTGATATGCAGAGGTTAATGGACCTCGGTATTAAGTCTGCCATGTTTGTAACATGGATGATCGTGGACGATAATGG CAACGAGCAATTGCGTGGTTGTGTTGGAAGTTTGGGCAAGGTGTCCATCGAGAGTTTGG GTTATTACGCCCAATTGAGCGCATATGATGATAAGAGATTCAAGCCTATAACTGCCGAAGAGGTGCCCAAGCTGATATGCAAAGTGTCGCTACTACATACCTACGAG CCTGCTGAAAACCCTAGTGACTGGGAGGTTGGTAAGCACGGAGTTATAATAAAGTTTTACCATAATGGAGAGAA GTACTCATCTACATACCTCCCCGAGGTCGCTGAGGAGAACCATTTAACCAAACAGGCCGCTATTAACCAGCTTATACGCAAGGCTGGGTATCGTCGTGGTGACCCTACAAAGTTATGGAAGATCCTAGAG gtCACGAGATATCAAAGCAAGAAGCTTAAATTAAGCTATAGTGACTACGTCAAATTGGATCCCTCTATTTGA